One stretch of Oncorhynchus keta strain PuntledgeMale-10-30-2019 chromosome 18, Oket_V2, whole genome shotgun sequence DNA includes these proteins:
- the LOC118381040 gene encoding alpha-(1,3)-fucosyltransferase 4-like, whose product MIKLMDIRTGSFMELTQWITGGRSTSHRAGKRRSLCRCKTFRVAVLRTSCSWVCFTAFVCGLFLLLGVCFLNLFDPRLQPFPLTGVEPRDVTLLLWTHPFGRYRRLPDCEARFGIRGCVLTDDRRMYPGADAIIMHHREIVTNATALPSDPRPRGQKWIWMNFESPSHTRGLWQFEGLFNLTMTYRADSDIFLPYGYLVTRLHPQANTPHTRPRRPHLLAWVISNWSESQARVAYYRRLVNYVDVDVFGRAGVPLPEDSTVVRTVRRYLFYLALENSQHPDYITEKLWNSLLAGAVPVVLGPPRENYERFLPHDAFIHVDDFSSPRLLAQYLMLLRRSPTLLQRHLAWRRSYSVHLTAFWAEHYCTACRVVRNHSLRTDTITNLQRWFES is encoded by the coding sequence ATGATTAAGTTAATGGATATAAGGACTGGAAGTTTCATGGAGCTAACTCAGTGGATAACAGGGGGTCGTTCTACCTCTCACAGAGCCGGTAAGCGCCGCAGTCTCTGTCGCTGCAAAACATTTAGAGTGGCTGTTCTGAGAACATCCTGCTCGTGGGTGTGTTTCACCGCTTTCGTCTGTGGACTCTTTCTCCTCCTCGGAGTGTGTTTTCTCAATCTCTTTGACCCACGACTCCAACCCTTCCCTCTCACTGGAGTGGAGCCCAGAGATGTCACCCTTCTGTTGTGGACGCACCCCTTCGGCCGTTACCGCAGACTGCCGGACTGTGAGGCGCGCTTTGGGATCCGTGGGTGCGTACTGACCGATGACCGACGCATGTACCCTGGGGCTGACGCCATCATCATGCACCACCGTGAGATAGTGACCAACGCCACGGCGCTCCCGTCTGACCCACGACCCCGTGGCCAGAAGTGGATCTGGATGAATTTTGAGTCCCCGTCTCACACTCGTGGCCTGTGGCAGTTCGAGGGCTTGTTCAACCTCACCATGACCTACCGTGCAGATTCAGACATCTTCCTCCCCTACGGCTATCTGGTGACCCGCCTTCACCCTCAGGCCAACACCCCCCACACACGCCCCCGACGGCCCCACCTACTGGCCTGGGTCATCAGTAACTGGTCGGAGTCGCAGGCCCGCGTGGCGTATTACCGTCGGCTGGTTAACTACGTTGACGTGGATGTGTTCGGGCGCGCAGGCGTGCCACTGCCAGAGGACAGCACTGTGGTGCGCACGGTGAGGCGTTACCTGTTTTATCTGGCGTTGGAGAACTCCCAGCACCCCGACTACATCACCGAGAAGCTGTGGAACTCCTTACTGGCCGGGGCCGTTCCTGTAGTTCTCGGGCCGCCGCGGGAAAACTACGAACGCTTCCTCCCCCATGATGCCTTCATTCATGTGGACGacttctcctctcctcgcctGCTCGCCCAATACCTGATGCTGCTGCGCCGGAGCCCCACCCTCCTGCAGAGACACCTGGCTTGGAGGAGGAGCTACAGCGTGCACCTGACCGCTTTCTGGGCGGAGCATTACTGCACAGCATGTCGGGTTGTGCGGAACCACAGTCTCCGGACTGACACCATCACCAACCTTCAGCGCTGGTTTGAGTCCTGA